In Pirellulales bacterium, the sequence ATTGGTCCTTTACGATTGCGCCAAAAACTCGGAAGAAGACGCCGATTATGCCAACCAGCAGGGATTCTCGAAGCACAAGCCGGCGCTGCCGCTGTATAACGCAGCCAACGTGTCGCAGGCGATCAAGCTGCTTCGCCCGACCGCGCGCGAAACCTGGTTTTCCCCCGCCGAGCCGATCTGGACCCGCTACCACGACAGCGGGCATCTCCTGGGAGCCTCGATGATCGAGGTCGAGATTCGCAGCGGGCCTAAGCCGCTACGGATTCTGTTCTCCGGCGACGTGGGCCGCTATCACGCGCCGCTTTATCACGATCCGGTGTCGCCCCCCGCTTGCGATTATCTGATCTGCGAAAGCACCTATGGCGACCGCGACCATCCGCCCGGCAATACGCTCGACCAATTGTGCGATGTCATGAAGACCGCTATCGCTCGGGGTGGCGTGATGCTCGTGGCCGCGTTCGCCATCGGCCGGGCCCAACAGTTGATCTATCTATTGCGAGAGTTGATCGAGCAGAAGCGGATTCCCGAGATTCCGATCTATCTCGACAGCCCGATGGCCGTGAACAGCACGACGATTTATTGCAAGTACGCGGCCGAGCATGAGATTTCGATGGACGATCTGACTGGAGTTGAGTGCGCCTTGTATGGCCGCAATGTGCGTCTGACGCGGACGGTCGACGAATCGAAACAGATCAATCTGGTCAACGGGCCGGCGGTGATTATTTCCTCGGCCGGGATGATGACCGGCGGGCGGATTTTGCATCATCTCGAACAGCGCGCCGGCGATCCACGAAACACGATCATGCTCGGCGGTTACATGGCCGAAGGGACTCGCGGCCGAGCGCTCGAGGAGGGCGCGAAGTCGTTGCAAGTTTACGGCCGACAAGTGCCGGTGCGGGCCGAGGTCGCGCAGATCCCGGCATTGAGCGGCCACGCCGACCGGAGCGAACTGCTCCGCTGGCTTACGCCGCTTGCCACTCCACGGCAAACATTCCTCACGCACGGCGAAAAGCCGAGCGCCGAGGCCCTGGCCGCGCAAATCACCAAGACCCGCAGTTGGAACACGCTCGTGCCGCATCTCGGGCAAACCGTCGAATTGGCCAACAACCAATAACGGAGGTCGAAACATGTAGGGTGCGTCGAGCGAAGCGCTGACGCACCGTGTAGCAATGTGCGGTTGCCGCGGCAGGTTCCGGTGCGTCCGCGCGGAGGACCGCTTGACGCACCCTACGGACTACGGCTTGTTGACCTTTCTCCAATGAATGCTGACGAACTGAAAAACCTGGAGGCGATCTTACACTCGCCCAGCTATCGGCTGGCGGAGCAGGACACCGATTTTCTCCGCCGCCCGGAACTGCGCCCGGTGCGGCTGCAGCTTGAATTGCTCAAGCCGGAGACGATGCTCGAAGAGCAGCAGGTGCGGTCGACGATCGTCGTCTTCGGCAGCACGCAGATCATTGAGCGCGCGCGGGCGGTCGATCGTCTGGATCGCGCGCGGCAAGCATTGCAGGCCGATCCTCAAAGCGCGACGCTGGCCCGCGACGTCCGCCGTTGCGAGCGGTTATTGGCCAAGAGCGAGCATTACGATGCCGCCCGCGAGTTCGGGCGGATCGTTTCCTTTACATGCCAGATCGGCGGCGCGTGCGACTACGTCGTCGTCACCGGCGGCGGCCCGGGGATCATGGAAGCCGCCAATCGCGGCGCGCACGACACTGGCGCGAAATCCGTCGGCCTGAACATTCAGCTTCCGTCCGAGCAAGTGCCAAATCCCTATATCACTCCGGATCTGTGCTTTCAGTTTCACTATTTTGCCCTGCGGAAGATGCACTTTCTGCTGCGGGCGAAGGCACTGGTGGTCTTTCCCGGCGGATTCGGAACGCTCGACGAGCTGTTCGACGCTCTGACGCTCCGCCAGACCGGCCGAATGCAGAAGATTCCGATCGTGCTCTATCGTCGCGCGTATTGGGAGCAGGCCGTCGATTTCCAATTCTTGGCTGATGAAGGGGTCATCCATG encodes:
- a CDS encoding MBL fold metallo-hydrolase, which encodes MTRITFHGAAETVTGSKYLLEAEQGRVLIDCGLFQGLKPLRLKNWEPLPFAPSSVQAIVLTHAHIDHVGYLPRFVRDGYRGPVYCTPPTAELAELVLYDCAKNSEEDADYANQQGFSKHKPALPLYNAANVSQAIKLLRPTARETWFSPAEPIWTRYHDSGHLLGASMIEVEIRSGPKPLRILFSGDVGRYHAPLYHDPVSPPACDYLICESTYGDRDHPPGNTLDQLCDVMKTAIARGGVMLVAAFAIGRAQQLIYLLRELIEQKRIPEIPIYLDSPMAVNSTTIYCKYAAEHEISMDDLTGVECALYGRNVRLTRTVDESKQINLVNGPAVIISSAGMMTGGRILHHLEQRAGDPRNTIMLGGYMAEGTRGRALEEGAKSLQVYGRQVPVRAEVAQIPALSGHADRSELLRWLTPLATPRQTFLTHGEKPSAEALAAQITKTRSWNTLVPHLGQTVELANNQ
- a CDS encoding TIGR00730 family Rossman fold protein, with product MNADELKNLEAILHSPSYRLAEQDTDFLRRPELRPVRLQLELLKPETMLEEQQVRSTIVVFGSTQIIERARAVDRLDRARQALQADPQSATLARDVRRCERLLAKSEHYDAAREFGRIVSFTCQIGGACDYVVVTGGGPGIMEAANRGAHDTGAKSVGLNIQLPSEQVPNPYITPDLCFQFHYFALRKMHFLLRAKALVVFPGGFGTLDELFDALTLRQTGRMQKIPIVLYRRAYWEQAVDFQFLADEGVIHDADLDLFSFAETPQEAWETILRFHGES